Genomic segment of Monomorium pharaonis isolate MP-MQ-018 unplaced genomic scaffold, ASM1337386v2 scaffold_155, whole genome shotgun sequence:
TTTTGAAatcagaaattattaatttttacgtttatttttttcccatGTTCTTAagagcaaaatataaaatatgagataATTATCGAATCAatgaaaaactaaattaaaaaaggataAGATTTCTAACAGagttcaaatatttctttcctttATTTCCAAATCTTAATATAACTTGAAATGCTTAGTTgacggaaaaaataaaaacagtccTCCCGATCATTCATGACAAATATTGTTTCACAGGCTGGTCGGAAGAGTTCCACAAGTTCTAGTGCGCGAGGATGTAGCAATCGTAACTTGGCGATAAATGGTGACAGTATGATCGAAGTGATACCATTGTCAGCGATCTCGATATCTGATAGAGATCCAATAGTGACTGGACACTGGCAAGTATCCTGTGTAACTTGTAGCCCATCGCCGCGACAAATGCCATCGCCCGcgtcgccgctgccgccaCCGCTCTCCAGGCGTATAACGTCGTCCACATCCAAAAAACGTCCACGACGTCGGCGAACACCTAGATACAATTCAGTATCGAAGATTGATCGTGTCAGTCGTGTAATGTTTCCCCTTTTTCCTGACCATCAATCTCTTTTATTGGTACGCGTATCTCTCGCGCAGCGAACGAATCCACTATTACAACTCTAACGCCGCGTAATAGTCTCTCTTTCCtcaaacaaaattgtaaagattacaaaatatattgccAACTAAAACAGTcaagaatttataaacataatttccGCTAACATGGCAAAAGGACAAatcttaatgtaaatttacttGTAAATTATGAGTACCTAATTTTTATCTCAATCATTGTCAGATCAAAAATGATAAGATTTTATTGggggaaaaattaaaatttgaaaggaTAAAAGATTTCGGATAAAGGGCAGAagtttattgataataaatggtaagtagaaaattatacttgTCATGGACGTCCATTTCAAAACCCTAATAGTTAAATCTTTTGATGTCATATTGCCAACactaattaaaactaattcgAAACACAGATATTCTTACTTCTATCACAAAATGAGACAACATTATATCTGTTAAATTGAATTCGTTcacaaattctatttttaatcatgGCAAACTGATAgcaatatatcaatataaatttgctATCAATCATTCGTTGCTATCATGTTATATcgcaaacaatataatatgctaGTATTGCTGACCGTTttgtttaaacttttgtttccagcgaaatttgaaataaaatcaatactgTCAAAAGTCTCTTCGTCTAGGGACTCTGATAATACTGAATGCATTCCATTTAACGCTCGCAAGAACCGCGGAATCATTTCATGTTTTAAACAGAGATAAGTGACGCTCGCGAATGTTGTGAGCGTTAAATGGAGCGCAtctaatatctatatatattccataaaaaataagataatgttAACATCCAATATTTTATCGatcaaaaattcatttatgtattcttataattaaattcacgTAAAGCAGTCTTTAAAGGTAcgcaaaaatttatcaaaggAAAGTATATCACGGCAGGAGATAAGTATCGGGGAAATTGCGCCGCGCGTACAATTAaatgatattgaaaaattattgcgaTTATCAGAAATACAGAATTTGCGAGTAGATTTACTGATAAAAGAACCGCTGACTAATTAGTGCCGCAACACGTGATTATGTCGTTCCGCTATTCCCAGCATACTTTCCGTAACTTCCTCACCTAGTATACTTTTCTAATACcttggataaaattttatgcaaatttgaGGTGTAAGAAAATCAGTGCGTTAATACGTGACTCATGCCACTCTTGCCATTCCTAGCGTACTTCCGGTAACTTCCTCGCCTAGTATGCTTTTCAGATACTTCGAATGAAATTTTACGCAAGAGGCGATAGGCGCTAGCTTAAAATCAGCATAAATCAGCACGCCAACACAAGACGACGTGACTCATGTCGCTCCCAGCATACATGCAGTAATCTCTTTGCCTAGTATACTTTTCGAATATCTCTTCACAATTTCGAAAGGTAGAGAATTACGAGAATTACGAGAACCAATTCTCACAATTTCAAGAGGCACGAAAcctaatttttgcttaccttGTATTATCTTCAAATAACTTTTACGGTATTTCAAGCGCTTGAGAGGCGCATAATTAAATTCTCgttatatttaatcattaattaattagattaaattgtaatatataatttaaaaaatcttttcaaaaattaatttttcttcatcGCGCATTCGAGAAACTGTTCTCTTAATCTGTAAaaccatatattttaaaaatgtaatctaTGTTGCTGAACtcgaaatatgttttattttgatgttAACAAATGTATAGCAAATAACACCACATGCACATGCAATCCTTAGAATGCTATATCACGCTAAAAGTTATCTTGGAAACGAGTGTGTGAAAATAAcgattaagaaatattaatttaaaatatatcgtaaaagcaaaattttttttttaaataaacctaACAAATAAGCAAAACAAAGcactcaaaaattaaataaaagaaaagttattttaatgttttaatatgatTTGCTTATGTTCTCAATCTCTTGCTCTGCCTTAAGAAATTATCAAAGTagtaaaagcaattaaatttcttcattatAATAGTGTTTTAAATACacattgttttaaatacaaatacatgaaatttaaataattccttATAAAATACCACgtgttattaaaactaaaatttgtcATAGTCCCAGATGATTATAAAATCTCTAAATTagtgaaaattattaacattgcaaaaaaattaaaatgtcaaaaatttaaactagAGCTCttgttatatctattttttgctGTCAGATAGAagcatttaattattcagaatttaaacaaataattgtaGATTGTGTCAATATCTTGCGAAGCAATTAGGATTCATCAATAATAAAACCATCTAACAAAAATTTCAGTTTGCATTATTAACATACGTTACAGACATAATTGTTATCAAATGTACATGCAAAATTATCTACAAACAAATACCTCGAGATTAATAGATACacgtttttcttattaaaattattaaaaatattttgtaataggagtttacttagaaatattttaaaaaatatatatttattttttttgtacaagtcgagtaaatttaattcaatttaccCTTGTTAACgaaataagaaaacatttcctacataaaaatttatttccaatacatataataagggatgtcattaaaaaatttgaacttaATCTAATTTTCTATGACCCACGCatgaattataattgttatatgttATGCCCTTAGATAAATTTGTTCAAAATGCAATGCGATTAATACAAAACGTAATGTCAGATAGCAATATTATGTGACAAGGAAGAATATcagttttacatatatataaatatataatttacataaattatgtaagttatacacacacatatatatatatatatatatatatatatatatgtaataacttatataagtctatattacaatatctaattcatatttgtaaagaagataattacgatttttgtttataacacaaaattttttcatagagCGTTTATCTTCAAGTgtgtttgaaaatatttgccGTCTCCTTTAGTCGCTTGTCTATTAATTTCCTTGTGTCGTTCACGACTCACTATTTCTTCCAAAACTTCTCCATCGCCTTTGATTAATCTTTgtgaaaatacaaaaatttattttaatatacaaatttaggaacaaaaataaatagaaaatttgtatGTGTAAGTATACacagataattataaatgcgtttaaaatttcacacacacacacacacacacacacacacacacacacacacacacacggattTCATTATGTGTGTTTTGTAACATATTTACCTATGTCTTCCAGTCTCCTCGTCATATACTCTGCGTATGATGCTCTGCCTTTTTTCCCATTCCTCTTTTGTCATAGGTGCCATGGCTTTTGCTCGTTCTGACAGGTCTGATACAATTtcctttgttttttctttatcatctTGAACTTGTTTGTTTTCTTTAGACTTGGATTTCTTCTTGTGTCCTTTTTTCTTGGATGTAGATTTCCTtagtttctttttcaatttttgcttCATgcgttttttcttctttcgtttttttatggccttcttgatttttttagccttttttttagattttttctgCTTTTTTTTGTTCTCTGAACTATCAAtactgctgctactgctatcAGTACCACTGCTGtcactactactactactactgctgctgctgctgctattACTGCTGCTGGTACTACTGCAGCTACTATCGCTACTACTGCTACTGACACTAGAAGAACTAGAAGTAGATAAagatctttttctctttaatttcttGCGACTGGGCTGAGTtacattttgtgcattttctgcttttgtcttttctctctgttttatttcttcaacAATTTCTGTGTTATCTTTTATTGAATCAAATTTGTCTCTCTTAGAGATAGATCTCAATTGATTCGTATGCTCCTTTGAACTACTCTCTCGCGAAAGCTGACTAGTTGCATCGTGGCCAGTATTTCTATGATAATTTGATATTCTTGATCTGTTGTGATTTAACATTCTTTCAAAACTTCtgttataatatctattataatgaaaattgttaTGTGTCTCTcttctatttctattataatagTTATGGTGTCTGTAAGGTCGTGAATAGTTATAATCTCTTTGATTATTCAAAAAGTTACCATGTCTCCGATTGTAGAATCTATaatcgttattaaattttccacTTCTTCTTTGCAATTCTGTACTATTTCCATACTTCTTAGTTTTGTGCTTTACATCCTCATCTCTATTCTTCTTtactttatatgtatttctctCTGAGTTCGAAGAACTAGAACTATTGGAACTACTTCTATGTTTTGACTTCCTTCTTTTATCCTTACTGCATATGTTTCGTCTTTTTCTATTCTCAGAATCATTAATAGAAGAGGAAACCGAACGTCTTTTTAATTTGCCTATCTTTGCTTTATCAGATGACTCTGTCTCCTTAACAGATCTCTCCAAATTCATCGTAACGGtaatctacaaaaaaaagatatccTTGCTAAAGCAAATGTTACAAAATCATTGAACTTATTAAAGTAAATGATTTGTATAACTGAATCATTTCATATAGTCGAATTTATGAGATTACTTCATTTCttgtattattagaaaatcCATTATCGATGAGCATATTCACTtcaataaaacatgtatatatactcatcTATACGCCGAAAAACTTGACTACATCAACAAATTCCAACGTTTGTCAAGATACTACTACAATACGTTAGAAAAACCTAACCTTCTCGATCATGTTCGTGATTATTACGTCTTGTCACGTAAAATCATTGtattaagcaaataaaaatctgcctttttttatttattaatatttggcAATCAAAAGATTTGCCACTTCTCGAAACACTACAGAATATTACCTGTTTATTACTTTCTAACCATCCTCGTCCATTCAATCATACTCAATCTCCATCATTCCGTTTCGAAACTTGAAACGGCGCGCAAGATAGCTTTTTATAAGGTCTGTTCGTGTTGCTTGCACTTTTAGCACTTAGAATCCTCGCTTTGTCTCCAACgcttgaataataaatatttatctcgtttcaagtgtaaaaatttttgaaaatgtcaAAACAGCACGAACAGACTTGTACACGTTCACGTTATTTAGGATTTTACACAAGCAAACCTTTTCCATTAATAATCATATGTAGACCGGGCTTTACAATGAACGTTTGGGCGTTCTGGGGTATGATCCCCGCACACACttttggtttgttcgcgtcacatgccccaacatgctcctattcaccccaacgcactccaatacgttgattccgatgacgccaacctattagaatgcgttggagtgagtaggagcatgtcggagcatggcgacgcgaacaaaccattttgcataacgcataatgCTAAAACTCcattggtttgttcgcgtcgccatgccccgacatgatcctactcactccaacgcattctaataggtcggcgtcatcggaatcaacgtattggagtgcgttggggtgaataggagcatgtcggagcatgtgacgcgaacagacttTATGTCTGCGGTGAGCTCCGGCAAACGCATGCGGTGACCAATCAGCAACCAGGCGCAGGTCGGGTTTCGGCAAGTCATAGCAAGCGCTTGAATTCTGA
This window contains:
- the LOC105838188 gene encoding ADP-ribosylation factor-like protein 6-interacting protein 4 isoform X1 — translated: MIEKITVTMNLERSVKETESSDKAKIGKLKRRSVSSSINDSENRKRRNICSKDKRRKSKHRSSSNSSSSSNSERNTYKVKKNRDEDVKHKTKKYGNSTELQRRSGKFNNDYRFYNRRHGNFLNNQRDYNYSRPYRHHNYYNRNRRETHNNFHYNRYYNRSFERMLNHNRSRISNYHRNTGHDATSQLSRESSSKEHTNQLRSISKRDKFDSIKDNTEIVEEIKQREKTKAENAQNVTQPSRKKLKRKRSLSTSSSSSVSSSSSDSSCSSTSSSNSSSSSSSSSSSDSSGTDSSSSSIDSSENKKKQKKSKKKAKKIKKAIKKRKKKKRMKQKLKKKLRKSTSKKKGHKKKSKSKENKQVQDDKEKTKEIVSDLSERAKAMAPMTKEEWEKRQSIIRRVYDEETGRHRLIKGDGEVLEEIVSRERHKEINRQATKGDGKYFQTHLKINAL
- the LOC105838188 gene encoding ADP-ribosylation factor-like protein 6-interacting protein 4 isoform X2; the encoded protein is MNLERSVKETESSDKAKIGKLKRRSVSSSINDSENRKRRNICSKDKRRKSKHRSSSNSSSSSNSERNTYKVKKNRDEDVKHKTKKYGNSTELQRRSGKFNNDYRFYNRRHGNFLNNQRDYNYSRPYRHHNYYNRNRRETHNNFHYNRYYNRSFERMLNHNRSRISNYHRNTGHDATSQLSRESSSKEHTNQLRSISKRDKFDSIKDNTEIVEEIKQREKTKAENAQNVTQPSRKKLKRKRSLSTSSSSSVSSSSSDSSCSSTSSSNSSSSSSSSSSSDSSGTDSSSSSIDSSENKKKQKKSKKKAKKIKKAIKKRKKKKRMKQKLKKKLRKSTSKKKGHKKKSKSKENKQVQDDKEKTKEIVSDLSERAKAMAPMTKEEWEKRQSIIRRVYDEETGRHRLIKGDGEVLEEIVSRERHKEINRQATKGDGKYFQTHLKINAL